The genome window CCCAGGTTGAAAATGCGCGCATCGTAGATGGCGGCGGCTCCGACGTGCACCACAAAGCCTTCGTATTCAGCTATCTGGGCTTGCTGGTTGGTAACATCGGGGTTGATGATGGTGGAGCCCAGGCCCGTGAACAGGCCGTAGCCCAGGCCCACCGTCCGGATTTGCGGCTCCTGCCGGCCGGCCAGCAGCTGGCGGCTATTTACGTGGTAGAAATCAAGCCGCCGCCCGAAATACAGGGCCGCATTGAAGTTGGTGTTGAGCTGCACCGGCACCGGCCCTTGGGGCGGCCGGGCTTTGAAGGGAATCGTGAAAACGTCGAGGTCGAACTTTCGGTCGAGCAGGATGACATGTTGGCCCCGGCGCAGGGCGTAGCCGAAGCGACGCGGGGCACCGTCCTGCTCGGGCTGCGACAGAAACGTGAGCGAGTCCTGGTACTGCTCCACGTGAAAGGCGCGGTCCTTGCCCACCGTGGCGGCCAAGGTGGGGTCGTTGGTACGAAAGAACTGGTAGTCGCCGGGCTCCAAAGTAGGGAGCTTGCCCACGGCCGCGCACCCACTCAGCAACCAGCTTCCAACGAGTACCCAGAGCAGAAAAAAACGCATAGGAACAAGCTAAACGCCGGTTTACAGCAGCGTGCCGCTCAGCACGAATGTGGCCACTGAAAAATAGATGATCAGGCCCGTAACGTCAACCAGTGTCGCCACAAACGGGGCCGACGCCGTGGCCGGGTCCAGGCCCAGGCGCTTGAGCAGCATGGGCAGCATAGCCCCCGAAAGCGCCCCCCACAGCACAATGCCCAGCAGGGAGAAGCCCACCGTGACGGCAATTAACTGCCAATACGGCCCGAAGTAGCCGGGGTCGATGGTGGTAGCCCACAGCACGATGCGCAAGGATCCGACTACCCCTAGGATACCACCCAGCAGCAAGCCCGATATAATTTCGCGCCGTAGCACCAGCCACCAGTCCGAGAGAGTAAACTCGCCCAGGCTCATGGCCCGGATAATTAGGGAAGTAGCCTGGGAGCCGGCGTTGCCGCCCGCCGAAATAATCAAGGGAATAAACAGCCCGAGCACGGCCGCTTTCTGCAAATCATCTTCGAAGTGGTGCATGGCCGAAGTGGTCAGCATTTCGCCGATGAGCAGAATGACCAGCCAGCCGGCCCGCTTTTTTACCATGCTCCAGATGGAGGTAGCCAAGTAGGGCTCATCCAGGGCCTCCGAGCCGCCCAGCTTCTGGATGTCCTCAGTATCCTCTTCTTCCCGGATATCCAGGATGTCGTCAATCGTTACGATGCCGAACAGCACGCCTTCGTCGTTGACCACGGGTAGGGCCACCCGGTCGTTTTTACGGAATACGTCGATGGCTTCCTCCTGGTCCTGCATCGTGTTGAGCTTCACGAAGCGGTGGTCCATCAGCTCGGTTACGCGCCGCTCGGGCGGCGACAACAGAAACTCCCGAATACGGATGTCGTCGATGAGGACGCCCCGCTCGTCGGTCACGTAGAGCACGCTCAGCGTCTCCGACTGCCCGCCGTGGCGCCGGATGTAGTCCAGCACCTGCTGCACCGTCCAGCTTTCCCGAATGGCAATGTAGTCGGGCGTCATCAGGCGGCCCACGGAGTATTCGGGGTAGCCCAGCAACTCCAGCGTCACGCGGCGCTCCGGCTCCGAGAGGGTCTGGATCAGCTCCCGCACCAACTCATCGGGCAGAAACTCCAGCAGGGCCGTCCGGTCGTCGGGCGACATTTCGTTCAGAATGTCGGCTATCTTATCCTGGGAGAGGTTGGCCAGGAAGTGCTTCTGAATGTCGAGGTCGAGATACTCAAATACCTCCGTGGCCAAGCTCAGCGGTAGCAGCCGGAAAATAATCAGTTGCTCACGTTCTTCTTCCTGCTCCAGCAGCTCTACTACCTCATGGGGCTCAAACCGCTTGAGTACTTCTTTGAGTTTGAAAAACTCGCCCTCCTGAATCAGGGACGTGATGTGGTCGGTAGTCGGGTGCTGATTCATGAACTGCAAGAGGGGTGTTTTTCGCTAGGCAGAAGGGAATTGGTGAACAGGGCCGAACCGGCGCGCAAAAGTAGCCTTTTCCGGGCCCGCTTGGTAGTCGGGCGGGGATATTTCTGCGGGCGGTTGCCGCCGTGTACGCAGCGCATCCTACCTCGGCTGACCCGTGCGCCCGGCCTAGGAAAGCCGGATCTGCCAAGCCCAACCGTAACCTTGCCTTGCGTTAGGCAGTTCCTCCCTTCGGGCTCCAACCTACTTTTAGCCCACTCTTCCGTTTTTTCTATGGCTCACCTCTCCACTGCTTCGCCCCTCGGTACGCTGGTTGCTCTCGGCGGCGGCGACGACGATGCCATGCTGACCCTGCTTCGCGACCTACTGCCGGAAGTAGGCGCCCCGGTTGAAATTATCACGGCGGCTTCCCGCGACG of Hymenobacter sublimis contains these proteins:
- the mgtE gene encoding magnesium transporter, with the protein product MNQHPTTDHITSLIQEGEFFKLKEVLKRFEPHEVVELLEQEEEREQLIIFRLLPLSLATEVFEYLDLDIQKHFLANLSQDKIADILNEMSPDDRTALLEFLPDELVRELIQTLSEPERRVTLELLGYPEYSVGRLMTPDYIAIRESWTVQQVLDYIRRHGGQSETLSVLYVTDERGVLIDDIRIREFLLSPPERRVTELMDHRFVKLNTMQDQEEAIDVFRKNDRVALPVVNDEGVLFGIVTIDDILDIREEEDTEDIQKLGGSEALDEPYLATSIWSMVKKRAGWLVILLIGEMLTTSAMHHFEDDLQKAAVLGLFIPLIISAGGNAGSQATSLIIRAMSLGEFTLSDWWLVLRREIISGLLLGGILGVVGSLRIVLWATTIDPGYFGPYWQLIAVTVGFSLLGIVLWGALSGAMLPMLLKRLGLDPATASAPFVATLVDVTGLIIYFSVATFVLSGTLL